A stretch of Primulina tabacum isolate GXHZ01 chromosome 13, ASM2559414v2, whole genome shotgun sequence DNA encodes these proteins:
- the LOC142523462 gene encoding uncharacterized protein LOC142523462, whose product MLMIKGSISSHAENNIEINGESPQVQSKVHATDAQNLSNDDARLVTNQEKEDCLRKSDEEDDDKNDIEDERLNKKPRMSWTDELRLQFEKAIKILGEEKARPKEILKLMGVSNVTLRHVSSHLQKYREKKKRTGINCATAQLHQFKLTNMDSRMKRQYQNGKPWDLHDLNSKKSPVAETMTQPTSQYVHQQHNIKSSSVHYQIDMVEKLLDKAKGKQTNNYDDIAGYMKGGCNKELRVGRSSMHG is encoded by the exons ATGCTAATGATAAAAGGAAGTATCTCCTCTCATGCAGAAAATAACATTGAGATAAATGGAGAGAGCCCCCAAGTTCAGAGTAAAGTTCATGCAACTGACGCGCAAAACCTCAGTAATGACGACGCGAGACTAGTAACAAATCAAGAAAAGGAAGACTGCCTGAGGAAATCAGATGAAGAAGACGACGACAAAAATGACATAGAAGATGAAAGACTGAATAAAAAGCCTAGAATGTCTTGGACAGATGAACTTCGACTCCAATTTGAGAAAGCCATAAAAATATTGGGAGAAGAAA AGGCTCGTCCAAAGGAAATTTTAAAGCTTATGGGCGTATCCAATGTGACGCTTCGCCATGTTTCTAGCCATTTGCAG AAGTATAGAGAGAAAAAGAAGCGTACTGGTATTAACTGCGCTACTGCTCAACTTCATCAATTCAAGTTGACTAATATGGATAGCAGAATGAAAAGACAATACCAAAATGGGAAGCCGTGGGATCTACATGATCTGAACAGCAAGAAATCACCAGTGGCTGAAACGATGACTCAACCTACGAGTCAATATGTTCATCAACAGCACAATATCAAAAGTTCGTCAGTTCACTATCAAATTGACATGGTTGAGAAACTCCTGGATAAGGCAAAAGGCAAACAGACAAATAACTATGATGATATTGCGGGATACATGAAAGGTGGATGTAATAAGGAACTTAGGGTGGGAAGGAGTTCTATGCATGGTTAA